Below is a window of Sporosarcina ureae DNA.
CCTGCTTTTAAACGTGGTAAAATCTCTTCAAATGTCATGTATACCCATCCTTTATTTATGTTTTAATTCGTATTGTTTGTCGGGAAAAGTATACTGGATTGAGCTGTGTTTTACAAATTAAACTGTTTGTTCTTACTTCAATCTTATTAACACATTTCGAATCTTGATTAGTCTTTTATTAAAGTACTTAAGAAATTATAATAACTTCATCTACCTCAACAAAATTCAGAATAATCAACTTATTACTTGCGTGAGAGAAATAGATTCTGTTAAACTTTGGTAAGCAATAACAGATCATTATACATTCAAACAATAAAAGGAGATGGTAGTAATGAATTTGATTAATCAACAGCCAAAACTTTACGTTATGGATAACGGAACTATGCGAATGGATAAGAACTTTATGATTGCTATGCATAATCCTGCTACTATTGATCATCCCCATCAACCGAATGAATTTGTTGAATTTCCTGTTTACACTGTATTAATAGATCATCCTGAAGGTAAGATCTTATTCGATACCGCTTGCAACCCAAACTCTATGGGCCCTGAAGGACGCTGGAGTGAATCTACACAAAAAGCATTCCCTATCAATATGCCAGAAGAGTGCTATCTTTTACATCGTTTAGAAGAGTTGAATACACGACCAGAAGATATTAAATATGTAGTGGCATCTCATTTGCATTTAGATCACGCCGGTTGCTTAGAGTACTTTACAAATGCGACGATCATTGTCCAAGAAGATGAATTCAATGGCACACTCCAAACTTACGCTAAAAATGTAACTGAAGGGGCTTATATCTGGTCAGACATTGATATGTGGATAAAGAATAATTTGCAATGGCGTGTGATAAAAAGAGGAGAAGATCATGTTAAGTTAGCTGAAGGTATTGAAATCCTGAATTTCGGCGGTGGACATGC
It encodes the following:
- the ahlS gene encoding AhlS family quorum-quenching N-acyl homoserine lactonase; translation: MNLINQQPKLYVMDNGTMRMDKNFMIAMHNPATIDHPHQPNEFVEFPVYTVLIDHPEGKILFDTACNPNSMGPEGRWSESTQKAFPINMPEECYLLHRLEELNTRPEDIKYVVASHLHLDHAGCLEYFTNATIIVQEDEFNGTLQTYAKNVTEGAYIWSDIDMWIKNNLQWRVIKRGEDHVKLAEGIEILNFGGGHAWGMLGLHINMPDTGGIILASDAIYTAESFGPPVKPPGIIYDSVGYNSTVERIRRLANETNSDVWFGHDPVQFKSFRKSTEGYYE